From the genome of Papaver somniferum cultivar HN1 chromosome 2, ASM357369v1, whole genome shotgun sequence, one region includes:
- the LOC113353884 gene encoding late embryogenesis abundant protein 7-like, with protein sequence MSSQNFNAGQAKGHAQAKTQEWVESAKDTAQSARDKTADAANATSDSCQQKKEEASGFLQQTGEQVMNMAHGAMEGVKNTLGVNDNTSHSHKK encoded by the exons ATGTCTTCACAAAACTTCAATGCAGGACAAGCTAAAGGCCATGCACAG GCCAAGACACAAGAGTGGGTCGAGTCCGCTAAGGACACTGCTCAATCAGCTAGGGACAAGACAGCGGATGCAGCCAATGCTACATCCGATTCTTGCCAACAGAAAAAGGAAGAGGCATCTGGCTTCCTCCAACAG ACTGGAGAGCAGGTGATGAACATGGCACATGGTGCAATGGAAGGTGTCAAGAATACACTTGGAGTTAATGACAACACTAGCCACAGCCACAAGAAATAA